The Pan paniscus chromosome 12, NHGRI_mPanPan1-v2.0_pri, whole genome shotgun sequence genome window below encodes:
- the ADGRF3 gene encoding adhesion G-protein coupled receptor F3 isoform X2: protein MTTRKLSAHSAATPGYKAVTHKHHTGWARMAKTGLPEKGQSQAGGESGSGQLLDKENGAGESARVSVYVHLDFPDKTWPPELSRTLTLPAASASSSPRPLLTGLRLTTECNVNHEGNFYCACLSGYQWNTSICLHYPPCQSLHNHQPCGCLVFSHPEPGYCQLLPPVPGILNLNSQLQMPGDTLSLTLHLSQEATNLSWFLRHPGSPSPILLQPGTQVSVTSSHGQAALSISNMSHHWAGEYMSCFEAQGFKWNLYEVVRVPLKATDVARLPYQLSISCATSPGFQLSCCIPSTNLAYAAAWSPGEGSKASSFNESGSQCFVLAVQRCPMADTTYTCDLQSPGLAPLRVPISITIIQDGDITCPEDTSVLTWNVTKAGHVAQAPCPESKRGIVRRLCGADGVWGPVHSSCTDARLLALFTRTKLLQAGQGSPAEEVPQILAQLPGQVAEASSPSDLLTLLSTMKYLAMVVAKARIQLDRRALKNLLIATDKVLDMDTRSLWTLAQARKPWAGSTLLLAVETLACSLCPQDHPFAFSLPNVLLQSQLFGPTFPADYSISFPTRPPLQAQIPRHSLVPLVRNGTEISITSLVLRKLDHLLPSNYGQGLGDSLYATPGLVLVISIMAGDRAFSQGEVIMDFGNTDGSPHCVFWDHSLFQGRGGWSKEGCQAQVASASPTAQCLCQHLTAFSILMSPHTVPEEPALALLTQVGLGASILALLVCLGVYWLVWRVVVRNKISYFRHAALLNMVFCLLAADTCFLGAPFLSPGPQSPLCLAAAFLCHFLYLATFFWMLAQALVLAHQLLFVFHQLPKHRVLPLMVLLGYLCPLGLAGVTLGLYLPQGQYLREGECWLDGKGGALYTFVGPVLAIVGVNGLVLAMAMLKLLRPSLSEGPPAEKRQALRGVIKALLILTPIFGLTWGLGLATLLEEVSTVPHYIFTILNTLQGVFILLFGCLMDRKIQEALRKRFCRTQAPSSTISLATNEGCILEHSKGGSDTARKTDASE, encoded by the exons GGACAGAGTCAGGCTGGAGGGGAATCTGGATCTGGGCAGCTCCTGGACAAAGAGAATGGAGCAGGGG AATCAGCGCGGGTCTCCGTCTATGTACATCTGGACTTTCCAGATAAGACCTGGCCCCCTGAACTCTCCAGGACACTGACTCtccctgctgcctcagcttcctcttccCCAAGGCCTCTTCTCACTGGCCTCAGACTCACAACAG AGTGTAATGTCAACCACGAGGGGAATTTCTATTGTGCTTGCCTCTCTGGCTACCAGTGGAACACCAGCATCTGCCTCCATTACCCTCCTTGTCAAAGCCTCCACAACCACCAGCCTTGTGGCTGCCTTGTCTTCAGCCATCCCGAACCCGGGTACTGCCAGTTGCTGCCACCTG TCCCCGGGATCCTCAACCTGAACTCCCAGCTGCAGATGCCTGGTGACACGCTGAGCCTGACTCTCCATCTGAGCCAGGAGGCCACCAACCTGAGCTGGTTCCTGAGGCACCCAGGGAGCCCCAGTCCCATCCTCCTGCAGCCAGGGACACAGGTGTCTGTGACTTCCAGCCACGGCCAGGCTGCCCTCAGCATCTCCAACATGTCCCATCACTGGGCAG GTGAGTACATGAGCTGCTTCGAGGCCCAGGGCTTCAAGTGGAACCTGTATGAGGTGGTGAGGGTGCCCTTGAAGGCGACAGATGTGGCTCGACTTCCATACCAGCTGTCCATCTCCTGTGCCACCTCCCCTGGCTTCCAGCTGAGCTGCTGCATCCCCAGCACAAACCTGGCCTACGCCGCGGCCTGGAGCCCTGGAGAGGGCAGCAAAG cctcctccttcaACGAGTCAGGCTCTCAGTGCTTTGTGCTGGCTGTTCAGCGCTGCCCGATGGCTGACACCACGTACACTTGTGACCTGCAGAGCCCGGGCCTGGCTCCACTCAGGGTCCCCAtctccatcaccatcatccagg ATGGAGACATCACCTGCCCCGAGGACACCTCGGTGCTCACCTGGAATGTCACCAAGGCTGGCCACGTGGCACAGGCCCCATGTCCTGAGAGCAAGAGGGGCATAGTGAGGAGGCTCTGCGGGGCTGACGGAGTCTGGGGGCCTGtccacagcagctgcacagaTGCGAGGCTCCTGGCCTTGTTCACTAGAACCAAG CTGCTGCAGGCAGGCCAGGGCAGTCCTGCTGAGGAGGTGCCACAGATCCTGGCACAGCTGCCAGGGCAGGTGGCAGAGGCAAGTTCACCCTCCGACTTACTGACCCTGCTGAGCACCATGAAATACTTGGCCATGGTGGTGGCAAAGGCCAGAATACAGCTTGACCGCAGAGCCCTGAAG AATCTCCTGATTGCCACAGACAAGGTCCTAGATATGGACACCAGGTCTCTGTGGACCCTGGCCCAAGCCCGGAAGCCCTGGGCAGGCTCGACTCTCCTGCTGGCTGTGGAGACCCTGGCATGCAGCCTGTGTCCACAGGACCACCCCTTCGCCTTCAGCTTACCCAATGTGCTGCTGCAGAGCCAGCTGTTTGGACCCACGTTTCCTGCTGACTACAGCATCTCCTTCCCTACTCGGCCCCCACTGCAGGCTCAGATTCCCAGGCACTCACTGGTCCCATTGGTCCGTAATGGAACTGAAATAAGTATTACTAGCCTGGTGCTGCGAAAACTGGACCACCTTCTGCCCTCAAACTATGGACAAGGGCTGGGGGATTCCCTCTATGCCACTCCTGGCCTGGTCCTTGTCATTTCCATCATGGCAGGTGACCGGGCCTTCAGCCAGGGAGAGGTCATCATGGACTTTGGGAACACAGATGGTTCCCCTCACTGTGTCTTCTGGGATCACAGTCTCTTCCAGGGCAGGGGGGGTTGGTCCAAAGAAGGGTGCCAGGCACAGGTGGCCAGTGCCAGCCCCACTGCTCAGTGCCTCTGCCAGCACCTCACTGCCTTCTCCATCCTCATGTCCCCACACACTGTTCCGGAAGAACCCGCTCTGGCGCTGCTGACTCAAGTGGGCTTGGGAGCTTCCATACTGGCGCTGCTTGTGTGCCTGGGTGTGTACTGGCTGGTGTGGAGAGTCGTGGTGCGGAACAAGATCTCCTATTTCCGCCACGCCGCCCTGCTCAACATGGTGTTCTGCTTGCTGGCCGCAGACACTTGCTTCCTGGGCGCCCCATTCCTCTCTCCAGGGCCCCAAAGCCCGCTCTGCCTTGCTGCCGCCTTCCTCTGTCATTTCCTGTACCTGGCCACCTTTTTCTGGATGCTGGCGCAGGCCCTGGTGTTGGCCCACCAGCTGCTCTTTGTCTTTCACCAGCTGCCAAAGCACCGAGTTCTCCCCCTCATGGTGCTCCTGGGCTACCTGTGCCCACTGGGGTTGGCAGGTGTCACCCTGGGGCTCTACCTACCTCAAGGGCAATACCTGAGGGAGGGGGAATGCTGGTTGGATGGGAAGGGAGGGGCGTTATACACCTTCGTGGGGCCAGTGCTGGCCATCGTAGGCGTGAATGGGCTGGTACTAGCCATGGCCATGCTGAAGTTGCTGAGACCTTCACTGTCAGAGGGACCCCCAGCAGAGAAGCGCCAAGCTCTGCGGGGGGTGATCAAAGCCCTGCTCATTCTTACACCCATCTTTGGCCTCACCTGGGGGCTGGGCCTGGCCACTCTGTTAGAGGAAGTCTCCACGGTCCCTCATTACATCTTCACCATCCTCAACACCCTCCAG GGCGTCTTCATCCTATTGTTTGGTTGCCTCATGGACAGGAAG ATACAAGAAGCTTTGCGCAAACGCTTCTGCCGCACCCAAGCCCCCAGCTCCACCATCTCCCTG GCCACAAATGAAGGCTGCATCTTGGAACACAGCAAAGGAGGAAGCGACACTGCCAG GAAGACAGATGCTTCAGAGTGA
- the ADGRF3 gene encoding adhesion G-protein coupled receptor F3 isoform X3: MVCSAAPLLLLATTLPLLGSPVAQASQPGQSQAGGESGSGQLLDKENGAGESARVSVYVHLDFPDKTWPPELSRTLTLPAASASSSPRPLLTGLRLTTECNVNHEGNFYCACLSGYQWNTSICLHYPPCQSLHNHQPCGCLVFSHPEPGYCQLLPPGSPVTCLPAVPGILNLNSQLQMPGDTLSLTLHLSQEATNLSWFLRHPGSPSPILLQPGTQVSVTSSHGQAALSISNMSHHWAGEYMSCFEAQGFKWNLYEVVRVPLKATDVARLPYQLSISCATSPGFQLSCCIPSTNLAYAAAWSPGEGSKASSFNESGSQCFVLAVQRCPMADTTYTCDLQSPGLAPLRVPISITIIQDGDITCPEDTSVLTWNVTKAGHVAQAPCPESKRGIVRRLCGADGVWGPVHSSCTDARLLALFTRTKLLQAGQGSPAEEVPQILAQLPGQVAEASSPSDLLTLLSTMKYLAMVVAKARIQLDRRALKNLLIATDKVLDMDTRSLWTLAQARKPWAGSTLLLAVETLACSLCPQDHPFAFSLPNVLLQSQLFGPTFPADYSISFPTRPPLQAQIPRHSLVPLVRNGTEISITSLVLRKLDHLLPSNYGQGLGDSLYATPGLVLVISIMAGDRAFSQGEVIMDFGNTDGSPHCVFWDHSLFQGRGGWSKEGCQAQVASASPTAQCLCQHLTAFSILMSPHTVPEEPALALLTQVGLGASILALLVCLGVYWLVWRVVVRNKISYFRHAALLNMVFCLLAADTCFLGAPFLSPGPQSPLCLAAAFLCHFLYLATFFWMLAQALVLAHQLLFVFHQLPKHRVLPLMVLLGYLCPLGLAGVTLGLYLPQGQYLREGECWLDGKGGALYTFVGPVLAIVGVNGLVLAMAMLKLLRPSLSEGPPAEKRQALRGVIKALLILTPIFGLTWGLGLATLLEEVSTVPHYIFTILNTLQGVFILLFGCLMDRKIQEALRKRFCRTQAPSSTISLATNEGCILEHSKGGSDTAR; this comes from the exons GGACAGAGTCAGGCTGGAGGGGAATCTGGATCTGGGCAGCTCCTGGACAAAGAGAATGGAGCAGGGG AATCAGCGCGGGTCTCCGTCTATGTACATCTGGACTTTCCAGATAAGACCTGGCCCCCTGAACTCTCCAGGACACTGACTCtccctgctgcctcagcttcctcttccCCAAGGCCTCTTCTCACTGGCCTCAGACTCACAACAG AGTGTAATGTCAACCACGAGGGGAATTTCTATTGTGCTTGCCTCTCTGGCTACCAGTGGAACACCAGCATCTGCCTCCATTACCCTCCTTGTCAAAGCCTCCACAACCACCAGCCTTGTGGCTGCCTTGTCTTCAGCCATCCCGAACCCGGGTACTGCCAGTTGCTGCCACCTG GGTCCCCTGTCACCTGCCTCCCTGCAGTCCCCGGGATCCTCAACCTGAACTCCCAGCTGCAGATGCCTGGTGACACGCTGAGCCTGACTCTCCATCTGAGCCAGGAGGCCACCAACCTGAGCTGGTTCCTGAGGCACCCAGGGAGCCCCAGTCCCATCCTCCTGCAGCCAGGGACACAGGTGTCTGTGACTTCCAGCCACGGCCAGGCTGCCCTCAGCATCTCCAACATGTCCCATCACTGGGCAG GTGAGTACATGAGCTGCTTCGAGGCCCAGGGCTTCAAGTGGAACCTGTATGAGGTGGTGAGGGTGCCCTTGAAGGCGACAGATGTGGCTCGACTTCCATACCAGCTGTCCATCTCCTGTGCCACCTCCCCTGGCTTCCAGCTGAGCTGCTGCATCCCCAGCACAAACCTGGCCTACGCCGCGGCCTGGAGCCCTGGAGAGGGCAGCAAAG cctcctccttcaACGAGTCAGGCTCTCAGTGCTTTGTGCTGGCTGTTCAGCGCTGCCCGATGGCTGACACCACGTACACTTGTGACCTGCAGAGCCCGGGCCTGGCTCCACTCAGGGTCCCCAtctccatcaccatcatccagg ATGGAGACATCACCTGCCCCGAGGACACCTCGGTGCTCACCTGGAATGTCACCAAGGCTGGCCACGTGGCACAGGCCCCATGTCCTGAGAGCAAGAGGGGCATAGTGAGGAGGCTCTGCGGGGCTGACGGAGTCTGGGGGCCTGtccacagcagctgcacagaTGCGAGGCTCCTGGCCTTGTTCACTAGAACCAAG CTGCTGCAGGCAGGCCAGGGCAGTCCTGCTGAGGAGGTGCCACAGATCCTGGCACAGCTGCCAGGGCAGGTGGCAGAGGCAAGTTCACCCTCCGACTTACTGACCCTGCTGAGCACCATGAAATACTTGGCCATGGTGGTGGCAAAGGCCAGAATACAGCTTGACCGCAGAGCCCTGAAG AATCTCCTGATTGCCACAGACAAGGTCCTAGATATGGACACCAGGTCTCTGTGGACCCTGGCCCAAGCCCGGAAGCCCTGGGCAGGCTCGACTCTCCTGCTGGCTGTGGAGACCCTGGCATGCAGCCTGTGTCCACAGGACCACCCCTTCGCCTTCAGCTTACCCAATGTGCTGCTGCAGAGCCAGCTGTTTGGACCCACGTTTCCTGCTGACTACAGCATCTCCTTCCCTACTCGGCCCCCACTGCAGGCTCAGATTCCCAGGCACTCACTGGTCCCATTGGTCCGTAATGGAACTGAAATAAGTATTACTAGCCTGGTGCTGCGAAAACTGGACCACCTTCTGCCCTCAAACTATGGACAAGGGCTGGGGGATTCCCTCTATGCCACTCCTGGCCTGGTCCTTGTCATTTCCATCATGGCAGGTGACCGGGCCTTCAGCCAGGGAGAGGTCATCATGGACTTTGGGAACACAGATGGTTCCCCTCACTGTGTCTTCTGGGATCACAGTCTCTTCCAGGGCAGGGGGGGTTGGTCCAAAGAAGGGTGCCAGGCACAGGTGGCCAGTGCCAGCCCCACTGCTCAGTGCCTCTGCCAGCACCTCACTGCCTTCTCCATCCTCATGTCCCCACACACTGTTCCGGAAGAACCCGCTCTGGCGCTGCTGACTCAAGTGGGCTTGGGAGCTTCCATACTGGCGCTGCTTGTGTGCCTGGGTGTGTACTGGCTGGTGTGGAGAGTCGTGGTGCGGAACAAGATCTCCTATTTCCGCCACGCCGCCCTGCTCAACATGGTGTTCTGCTTGCTGGCCGCAGACACTTGCTTCCTGGGCGCCCCATTCCTCTCTCCAGGGCCCCAAAGCCCGCTCTGCCTTGCTGCCGCCTTCCTCTGTCATTTCCTGTACCTGGCCACCTTTTTCTGGATGCTGGCGCAGGCCCTGGTGTTGGCCCACCAGCTGCTCTTTGTCTTTCACCAGCTGCCAAAGCACCGAGTTCTCCCCCTCATGGTGCTCCTGGGCTACCTGTGCCCACTGGGGTTGGCAGGTGTCACCCTGGGGCTCTACCTACCTCAAGGGCAATACCTGAGGGAGGGGGAATGCTGGTTGGATGGGAAGGGAGGGGCGTTATACACCTTCGTGGGGCCAGTGCTGGCCATCGTAGGCGTGAATGGGCTGGTACTAGCCATGGCCATGCTGAAGTTGCTGAGACCTTCACTGTCAGAGGGACCCCCAGCAGAGAAGCGCCAAGCTCTGCGGGGGGTGATCAAAGCCCTGCTCATTCTTACACCCATCTTTGGCCTCACCTGGGGGCTGGGCCTGGCCACTCTGTTAGAGGAAGTCTCCACGGTCCCTCATTACATCTTCACCATCCTCAACACCCTCCAG GGCGTCTTCATCCTATTGTTTGGTTGCCTCATGGACAGGAAG ATACAAGAAGCTTTGCGCAAACGCTTCTGCCGCACCCAAGCCCCCAGCTCCACCATCTCCCTG GCCACAAATGAAGGCTGCATCTTGGAACACAGCAAAGGAGGAAGCGACACTGCCAGGTGA
- the ADGRF3 gene encoding adhesion G-protein coupled receptor F3 isoform X1 gives MVCSAAPLLLLATTLPLLGSPVAQASQPVSETGVRPREGLQRRRWGPLIGRDKAWNERLDRPFPACPIPLSSSFGRWPKGQTMWAQTSTLTLTEEELGQSQAGGESGSGQLLDKENGAGESARVSVYVHLDFPDKTWPPELSRTLTLPAASASSSPRPLLTGLRLTTECNVNHEGNFYCACLSGYQWNTSICLHYPPCQSLHNHQPCGCLVFSHPEPGYCQLLPPGSPVTCLPAVPGILNLNSQLQMPGDTLSLTLHLSQEATNLSWFLRHPGSPSPILLQPGTQVSVTSSHGQAALSISNMSHHWAGEYMSCFEAQGFKWNLYEVVRVPLKATDVARLPYQLSISCATSPGFQLSCCIPSTNLAYAAAWSPGEGSKASSFNESGSQCFVLAVQRCPMADTTYTCDLQSPGLAPLRVPISITIIQDGDITCPEDTSVLTWNVTKAGHVAQAPCPESKRGIVRRLCGADGVWGPVHSSCTDARLLALFTRTKLLQAGQGSPAEEVPQILAQLPGQVAEASSPSDLLTLLSTMKYLAMVVAKARIQLDRRALKNLLIATDKVLDMDTRSLWTLAQARKPWAGSTLLLAVETLACSLCPQDHPFAFSLPNVLLQSQLFGPTFPADYSISFPTRPPLQAQIPRHSLVPLVRNGTEISITSLVLRKLDHLLPSNYGQGLGDSLYATPGLVLVISIMAGDRAFSQGEVIMDFGNTDGSPHCVFWDHSLFQGRGGWSKEGCQAQVASASPTAQCLCQHLTAFSILMSPHTVPEEPALALLTQVGLGASILALLVCLGVYWLVWRVVVRNKISYFRHAALLNMVFCLLAADTCFLGAPFLSPGPQSPLCLAAAFLCHFLYLATFFWMLAQALVLAHQLLFVFHQLPKHRVLPLMVLLGYLCPLGLAGVTLGLYLPQGQYLREGECWLDGKGGALYTFVGPVLAIVGVNGLVLAMAMLKLLRPSLSEGPPAEKRQALRGVIKALLILTPIFGLTWGLGLATLLEEVSTVPHYIFTILNTLQGVFILLFGCLMDRKIQEALRKRFCRTQAPSSTISLVSCCLQILSCASESMSEGIPWPSSEDMGTARS, from the exons GGACAGAGTCAGGCTGGAGGGGAATCTGGATCTGGGCAGCTCCTGGACAAAGAGAATGGAGCAGGGG AATCAGCGCGGGTCTCCGTCTATGTACATCTGGACTTTCCAGATAAGACCTGGCCCCCTGAACTCTCCAGGACACTGACTCtccctgctgcctcagcttcctcttccCCAAGGCCTCTTCTCACTGGCCTCAGACTCACAACAG AGTGTAATGTCAACCACGAGGGGAATTTCTATTGTGCTTGCCTCTCTGGCTACCAGTGGAACACCAGCATCTGCCTCCATTACCCTCCTTGTCAAAGCCTCCACAACCACCAGCCTTGTGGCTGCCTTGTCTTCAGCCATCCCGAACCCGGGTACTGCCAGTTGCTGCCACCTG GGTCCCCTGTCACCTGCCTCCCTGCAGTCCCCGGGATCCTCAACCTGAACTCCCAGCTGCAGATGCCTGGTGACACGCTGAGCCTGACTCTCCATCTGAGCCAGGAGGCCACCAACCTGAGCTGGTTCCTGAGGCACCCAGGGAGCCCCAGTCCCATCCTCCTGCAGCCAGGGACACAGGTGTCTGTGACTTCCAGCCACGGCCAGGCTGCCCTCAGCATCTCCAACATGTCCCATCACTGGGCAG GTGAGTACATGAGCTGCTTCGAGGCCCAGGGCTTCAAGTGGAACCTGTATGAGGTGGTGAGGGTGCCCTTGAAGGCGACAGATGTGGCTCGACTTCCATACCAGCTGTCCATCTCCTGTGCCACCTCCCCTGGCTTCCAGCTGAGCTGCTGCATCCCCAGCACAAACCTGGCCTACGCCGCGGCCTGGAGCCCTGGAGAGGGCAGCAAAG cctcctccttcaACGAGTCAGGCTCTCAGTGCTTTGTGCTGGCTGTTCAGCGCTGCCCGATGGCTGACACCACGTACACTTGTGACCTGCAGAGCCCGGGCCTGGCTCCACTCAGGGTCCCCAtctccatcaccatcatccagg ATGGAGACATCACCTGCCCCGAGGACACCTCGGTGCTCACCTGGAATGTCACCAAGGCTGGCCACGTGGCACAGGCCCCATGTCCTGAGAGCAAGAGGGGCATAGTGAGGAGGCTCTGCGGGGCTGACGGAGTCTGGGGGCCTGtccacagcagctgcacagaTGCGAGGCTCCTGGCCTTGTTCACTAGAACCAAG CTGCTGCAGGCAGGCCAGGGCAGTCCTGCTGAGGAGGTGCCACAGATCCTGGCACAGCTGCCAGGGCAGGTGGCAGAGGCAAGTTCACCCTCCGACTTACTGACCCTGCTGAGCACCATGAAATACTTGGCCATGGTGGTGGCAAAGGCCAGAATACAGCTTGACCGCAGAGCCCTGAAG AATCTCCTGATTGCCACAGACAAGGTCCTAGATATGGACACCAGGTCTCTGTGGACCCTGGCCCAAGCCCGGAAGCCCTGGGCAGGCTCGACTCTCCTGCTGGCTGTGGAGACCCTGGCATGCAGCCTGTGTCCACAGGACCACCCCTTCGCCTTCAGCTTACCCAATGTGCTGCTGCAGAGCCAGCTGTTTGGACCCACGTTTCCTGCTGACTACAGCATCTCCTTCCCTACTCGGCCCCCACTGCAGGCTCAGATTCCCAGGCACTCACTGGTCCCATTGGTCCGTAATGGAACTGAAATAAGTATTACTAGCCTGGTGCTGCGAAAACTGGACCACCTTCTGCCCTCAAACTATGGACAAGGGCTGGGGGATTCCCTCTATGCCACTCCTGGCCTGGTCCTTGTCATTTCCATCATGGCAGGTGACCGGGCCTTCAGCCAGGGAGAGGTCATCATGGACTTTGGGAACACAGATGGTTCCCCTCACTGTGTCTTCTGGGATCACAGTCTCTTCCAGGGCAGGGGGGGTTGGTCCAAAGAAGGGTGCCAGGCACAGGTGGCCAGTGCCAGCCCCACTGCTCAGTGCCTCTGCCAGCACCTCACTGCCTTCTCCATCCTCATGTCCCCACACACTGTTCCGGAAGAACCCGCTCTGGCGCTGCTGACTCAAGTGGGCTTGGGAGCTTCCATACTGGCGCTGCTTGTGTGCCTGGGTGTGTACTGGCTGGTGTGGAGAGTCGTGGTGCGGAACAAGATCTCCTATTTCCGCCACGCCGCCCTGCTCAACATGGTGTTCTGCTTGCTGGCCGCAGACACTTGCTTCCTGGGCGCCCCATTCCTCTCTCCAGGGCCCCAAAGCCCGCTCTGCCTTGCTGCCGCCTTCCTCTGTCATTTCCTGTACCTGGCCACCTTTTTCTGGATGCTGGCGCAGGCCCTGGTGTTGGCCCACCAGCTGCTCTTTGTCTTTCACCAGCTGCCAAAGCACCGAGTTCTCCCCCTCATGGTGCTCCTGGGCTACCTGTGCCCACTGGGGTTGGCAGGTGTCACCCTGGGGCTCTACCTACCTCAAGGGCAATACCTGAGGGAGGGGGAATGCTGGTTGGATGGGAAGGGAGGGGCGTTATACACCTTCGTGGGGCCAGTGCTGGCCATCGTAGGCGTGAATGGGCTGGTACTAGCCATGGCCATGCTGAAGTTGCTGAGACCTTCACTGTCAGAGGGACCCCCAGCAGAGAAGCGCCAAGCTCTGCGGGGGGTGATCAAAGCCCTGCTCATTCTTACACCCATCTTTGGCCTCACCTGGGGGCTGGGCCTGGCCACTCTGTTAGAGGAAGTCTCCACGGTCCCTCATTACATCTTCACCATCCTCAACACCCTCCAG GGCGTCTTCATCCTATTGTTTGGTTGCCTCATGGACAGGAAG ATACAAGAAGCTTTGCGCAAACGCTTCTGCCGCACCCAAGCCCCCAGCTCCACCATCTCCCTGGTGAGTTGCTGCCTTCAGATCCTCAGCTGTGCATCTGAGAGCATGTCAGAAGGCATTCCATGGCCTTCCTCAGAGGACATGGGCACAGCCAGAAGCTGA